In one window of uncultured Acetobacteroides sp. DNA:
- a CDS encoding efflux RND transporter periplasmic adaptor subunit encodes MKYSYLGIAGIVAISLASCSHSKSAESSSKKAEALSDTLMSMIAIDTVRMAPIEDALKLTGEVGCDENKMAKIYPSNSGQVLHVKASLGDRVSKGQVLAVIKSADIAGGYSDLEGAKADLATAQRNLQNVEGMYHSGLSSERDYQEARNNVQKARSAVSKISSQLSINGGGAAKSGGTYAIKSPISGFIVERNISEGSFIRTDNGASLFTVAALDNVWIWANVFERDIANVGVGFSAKVRTLSYPDRIFSGKVDKASSVLDPVSKVMKVKIVIPNKDMLLKPGMYADVFVSKKESKVGLEVSASALLSENGKNFVVVIKDRSHYSIRPVTVLKTVGDACYISSGLSAGEKVITQNQLLVYNQLKEKME; translated from the coding sequence ATGAAGTATTCATATCTAGGAATAGCAGGGATTGTTGCGATCTCCTTAGCATCGTGCTCGCATAGTAAGAGCGCCGAGAGCAGCAGCAAGAAGGCAGAGGCTCTTAGCGACACGCTGATGAGCATGATAGCCATCGATACCGTTCGGATGGCTCCCATTGAGGATGCGCTAAAGCTTACTGGAGAGGTGGGCTGCGACGAAAACAAGATGGCAAAGATATATCCCTCCAACAGTGGTCAGGTTTTGCATGTAAAGGCCTCGCTGGGCGATAGGGTATCGAAAGGGCAGGTGCTTGCCGTTATCAAAAGCGCCGATATTGCTGGCGGATACAGCGATCTGGAAGGCGCTAAGGCCGATTTGGCAACCGCACAGCGCAACCTGCAAAACGTGGAGGGGATGTACCACAGCGGATTGTCGAGCGAGCGCGACTATCAAGAGGCGCGTAATAACGTTCAGAAGGCGCGATCGGCGGTGAGCAAGATCAGCTCGCAGCTGAGCATTAATGGAGGTGGCGCTGCCAAGTCGGGGGGGACCTACGCTATCAAATCGCCAATAAGTGGTTTTATCGTAGAGCGCAATATCTCGGAGGGTAGCTTCATCCGCACGGATAATGGGGCCAGCCTCTTTACGGTGGCGGCGTTGGACAACGTTTGGATCTGGGCTAACGTCTTTGAGCGCGACATTGCCAACGTTGGCGTGGGCTTTAGCGCTAAGGTGAGGACGCTGAGTTATCCGGATAGAATCTTTAGCGGCAAGGTGGACAAGGCTTCGAGCGTGCTCGACCCCGTGAGCAAGGTGATGAAGGTGAAGATCGTTATCCCTAATAAGGACATGCTGCTGAAGCCTGGCATGTACGCCGATGTGTTTGTGTCGAAGAAGGAATCGAAGGTGGGCTTGGAGGTTAGCGCTTCGGCATTGCTGAGCGAGAACGGCAAAAACTTTGTGGTGGTGATCAAGGATCGCTCGCACTATAGCATTCGCCCGGTAACGGTGCTCAAAACCGTTGGAGATGCGTGTTACATCAGTTCGGGGCTGTCGGCCGGCGAGAAGGTTATCACCCAAAACCAGCTGCTGGTTTACAACCAACTTAAGGAGAAGATGGAGTAG
- a CDS encoding TolC family protein — MEYARAQDTLSVSLSKVQQDFLSNNLDLIAQRYNMDAADALVKQAKLFANPSFSASREAYSGEKKKFFDMSNQAEYSLQLQQLFSIAGKRRNQIELAKIGYKVSELSYIDLMRNLKYQLASTFYQLYFLQQSELLFDEELSSIVSIVKGYQEQKEKGNVAAKDFLRMVALKESLEHQKVEVGAQVVALEHDLNLLLHTSHKVYRPILDEGWQQQASSISLPPLGALIDSASANRPDVQIAQQNLLMAQQNIKMQRSLAVPDVTFGAQYDRVGGPTKKYVGLSASFDLPFFNRNQGNISAAKASANAAQAQLDAQSNRAIEDIASSYQILAQYQKAIGKSDSTFISSYKGLIDAAKGQYLRHNMSLVEFLDLYDSYKENRLDWNDRWMKYQLAKEELNFHVGASIVK, encoded by the coding sequence ATGGAGTATGCCAGGGCTCAGGATACGCTCAGCGTGTCCTTAAGTAAGGTTCAGCAGGACTTCTTGTCGAACAATTTGGATCTTATAGCCCAGCGCTACAACATGGATGCGGCGGATGCCCTTGTAAAGCAGGCGAAGCTGTTTGCCAATCCATCGTTTAGCGCGTCGCGTGAAGCTTATTCGGGCGAGAAAAAGAAGTTTTTTGACATGAGCAATCAGGCAGAGTACAGCCTGCAGCTGCAGCAGCTCTTTTCGATTGCTGGAAAACGACGCAACCAAATCGAGCTGGCAAAGATTGGCTATAAGGTGAGCGAACTTTCGTACATCGACTTGATGCGAAACCTAAAGTATCAGCTTGCTAGTACTTTTTACCAACTCTATTTTCTTCAGCAGTCGGAGCTGCTTTTTGACGAGGAGCTAAGCTCCATCGTATCGATTGTTAAGGGATACCAAGAGCAGAAGGAGAAGGGCAACGTTGCCGCAAAAGATTTCCTTCGCATGGTTGCCCTAAAGGAATCGCTAGAGCACCAGAAGGTGGAGGTTGGCGCCCAGGTGGTGGCGTTGGAGCACGACTTGAACCTGCTGCTGCACACCTCGCATAAGGTTTACCGTCCGATACTCGACGAGGGTTGGCAGCAGCAAGCCTCGAGTATTTCGTTGCCTCCGCTTGGTGCCCTTATCGACAGTGCCTCGGCAAATAGACCAGACGTGCAGATTGCCCAGCAAAACCTGCTAATGGCGCAGCAGAACATCAAGATGCAGCGCTCGCTGGCCGTTCCCGATGTGACTTTCGGGGCGCAGTACGACAGGGTTGGAGGACCAACAAAGAAGTATGTTGGACTTTCAGCCTCCTTCGATCTCCCTTTCTTCAACCGTAATCAGGGAAACATCAGCGCGGCAAAGGCAAGTGCGAATGCCGCGCAAGCACAGCTCGACGCCCAGTCTAATCGTGCGATTGAGGATATTGCTAGCAGCTACCAAATCTTGGCACAGTACCAAAAGGCTATTGGCAAATCCGATTCGACCTTTATATCCAGCTACAAGGGCCTTATTGATGCGGCAAAGGGGCAGTACCTACGCCACAACATGAGCCTGGTGGAGTTCCTCGATCTCTACGACAGCTACAAGGAGAATCGTCTTGACTGGAACGACAGGTGGATGAAGTACCAGCTTGCCAAGGAGGAGTTGAACTTCCATGTTGGGGCATCTATCGTTAAGTAA
- a CDS encoding DUF6588 family protein, translating to MFKLLPFNMSAFWGMTKYNLSWDMANNSYADPNYSDQKLSTDATSYTARLLVSKSIPVLTVYGGIGYNSSSSNYKLKGHYQYNGIAVNGGNDPFNLDYTSTGMMFNAGLRVKLAVFMLFGDYTYAGTSMYTAGLGFTFR from the coding sequence GTGTTCAAGCTGCTCCCCTTTAATATGTCGGCATTCTGGGGAATGACCAAGTACAACCTTTCGTGGGATATGGCAAATAATAGCTATGCCGATCCAAACTACAGCGATCAAAAACTGTCGACAGATGCGACCTCGTATACCGCACGTTTGCTCGTTTCTAAGTCGATTCCGGTGCTTACTGTTTACGGAGGCATTGGCTACAACAGCAGTTCGAGCAACTATAAGCTGAAAGGGCACTACCAGTACAATGGGATAGCCGTTAATGGAGGAAATGATCCATTCAACCTCGACTATACCTCTACCGGGATGATGTTTAATGCTGGTCTTCGCGTTAAACTGGCCGTGTTTATGCTCTTTGGTGACTACACCTACGCCGGTACGTCGATGTACACCGCTGGTTTAGGCTTTACCTTCCGCTAG
- a CDS encoding DUF6588 family protein — translation MRNMKKKLLLAVLALAFSVPSFAQTDIAELLKLYKDAQSDVTVLAKEYMRPFGEEFGKTLNTGWYTSAKPHKLGGFDITFSATAIPVSSSMKSFDLSKLELKELGHAAGATTPTVLGKDEDGATVFLKKLPSQTMKLPQGANIPVMPMVNYNIAVGLPFHTDVSVRFIPKISIGDDGNSDCGVLVLETSSRNLFRCSSCSPLICRHSGE, via the coding sequence ATGAGAAATATGAAAAAGAAATTGTTGTTAGCTGTACTAGCCTTGGCTTTTAGCGTGCCCAGCTTTGCCCAAACGGATATTGCCGAGCTGCTGAAGCTGTATAAGGATGCGCAGAGCGATGTTACCGTGCTGGCAAAAGAGTACATGAGACCTTTTGGCGAGGAGTTTGGTAAAACTCTTAACACCGGTTGGTACACTTCGGCAAAGCCTCATAAGCTAGGCGGTTTTGATATCACCTTTTCGGCAACTGCCATTCCGGTTTCTTCGTCGATGAAGAGTTTTGATTTGTCGAAGCTCGAACTGAAGGAATTGGGACATGCCGCAGGTGCTACTACTCCTACCGTTCTTGGTAAGGATGAAGATGGAGCGACTGTTTTTCTAAAGAAGCTTCCTTCGCAGACCATGAAGCTTCCTCAAGGCGCTAACATTCCTGTCATGCCAATGGTTAACTACAACATTGCTGTTGGTCTTCCTTTCCATACCGATGTTTCGGTTCGTTTTATTCCTAAGATTAGCATTGGAGACGATGGTAATTCGGATTGTGGGGTATTGGTCTTAGAAACGAGTTCAAGGAATTTATTCCGGTGTTCAAGCTGCTCCCCTTTAATATGTCGGCATTCTGGGGAATGA
- a CDS encoding replication-associated recombination protein A, which produces MPSNIPLAERLRPHNLDGYVGQQHLVGPKSVLRRFIESKNIPSMIFWGPPGVGKTTLANIIAKEVDRPFFILSAVNSGVKDVREVIEKAKSQRFFNTPSPILFIDEIHRFSKSQQDSLLGAVEQGIVTLIGATTENPSFEVISPLLSRCQVYTLKHLEESELIGLVDYAIEHDIDLKEKQIKVEEYDALIRFSGGDARKLLNILELLAATADEVTITNKMVVDKLQESTAMYDKDGEQHYDIISAFIKSIRGSDPNGALYWLARMLAGGEDPKFIARRLVISAAEDVGLANPNALLLANAAFQSVHVIGMPEARIVLSEATVYLATSPKSNSAYTAIDEALAFVRNTGNLPVPLHLRNAPTKLMKNLGYGKDYLYPHVYPGNFVQQDYLPTEAGNTKFFEPQNNSKEKEIRQRMQIYWKEKYKY; this is translated from the coding sequence ATGCCCAGCAATATTCCTTTAGCCGAACGATTACGCCCCCACAACCTCGACGGGTATGTAGGACAACAGCACCTTGTTGGTCCGAAGTCTGTTCTGCGCCGTTTTATTGAGTCGAAGAACATCCCCTCGATGATCTTTTGGGGACCTCCAGGAGTTGGAAAAACAACGCTTGCCAACATCATCGCCAAGGAGGTCGATCGCCCCTTCTTTATCCTCAGCGCCGTAAACTCGGGCGTAAAGGATGTTCGCGAGGTAATAGAAAAGGCCAAGTCGCAGCGCTTCTTCAACACCCCTTCGCCCATCCTATTCATCGACGAAATCCACCGCTTCAGCAAGTCGCAGCAGGATTCGCTGTTGGGCGCCGTAGAGCAGGGCATCGTTACGCTGATTGGCGCAACAACCGAGAATCCCTCCTTCGAGGTGATATCTCCGCTCCTATCGCGCTGCCAGGTGTACACGCTAAAGCATCTTGAGGAGAGCGAGCTCATTGGTCTTGTAGACTACGCCATAGAGCACGACATCGACCTTAAGGAAAAACAGATAAAGGTGGAGGAGTACGATGCGCTCATCCGCTTTAGCGGCGGCGATGCACGTAAGCTACTCAACATTCTGGAGCTACTTGCCGCTACCGCCGACGAGGTCACCATCACCAATAAGATGGTGGTGGATAAGCTGCAGGAGTCAACCGCCATGTACGACAAGGATGGCGAGCAGCACTACGACATCATCTCGGCATTCATCAAGAGCATCCGAGGAAGCGACCCCAACGGTGCGTTATACTGGCTTGCGCGAATGCTTGCCGGCGGCGAAGACCCCAAGTTCATCGCCCGCCGACTGGTAATTTCGGCTGCCGAAGACGTTGGCTTAGCCAACCCCAACGCGCTGCTGCTAGCCAACGCCGCATTCCAATCGGTACACGTTATTGGAATGCCCGAAGCACGCATTGTGCTCTCCGAGGCAACCGTTTACCTGGCAACAAGCCCAAAAAGCAACTCTGCCTACACGGCTATCGACGAGGCGCTGGCGTTTGTCCGCAACACGGGCAACCTTCCCGTTCCGCTACACCTGCGCAACGCCCCAACCAAACTGATGAAGAACCTAGGATACGGGAAAGATTACCTCTACCCTCACGTTTATCCCGGCAACTTTGTTCAGCAGGACTACCTGCCTACCGAAGCGGGAAACACCAAGTTCTTCGAGCCCCAAAACAACTCGAAGGAGAAGGAGATCCGCCAACGAATGCAGATCTACTGGAAAGAGAAGTACAAATATTAA
- the kdsA gene encoding 3-deoxy-8-phosphooctulonate synthase: MQLNLEKLKHQDSGNFFLLAGPCVVESEEVVMEVAEKMVAITNRLNIPYVFKGSYRKANRSRLDSFTGIGDIEALEILKKVGERFDIPVVTDIHDKEEAALAAQYVDILQIPAFLCRQTDLLVAAAQTGKYVNIKKGQFLAPEAMQFAANKIREAGNDKVMLTDRGSTFGYYDLIVDYRGIPEMQKTGCPVILDITHSLQQPNQSSGVTGGKPELIETVARAGIAVGVDGLFIETHPNPAVAKSDGANMLRLDLMENLLEHLVAIRQTIRKF; encoded by the coding sequence ATGCAATTAAACCTCGAAAAGCTCAAGCATCAGGATAGCGGCAACTTCTTCTTGCTAGCAGGTCCATGTGTTGTGGAGAGCGAAGAAGTGGTGATGGAGGTAGCCGAAAAAATGGTTGCCATTACCAACAGGCTTAATATCCCCTACGTATTTAAAGGATCGTACCGCAAGGCCAACCGCTCGCGCCTCGACTCGTTTACTGGTATTGGCGACATCGAAGCGCTAGAAATCCTCAAAAAGGTAGGCGAAAGGTTCGATATCCCAGTTGTTACCGACATTCACGATAAGGAAGAGGCTGCCCTTGCCGCTCAGTACGTTGATATCCTTCAGATACCCGCATTCCTTTGCCGTCAAACCGACCTTTTGGTGGCTGCCGCACAAACCGGCAAGTACGTAAACATCAAAAAGGGGCAGTTCCTTGCCCCCGAAGCCATGCAGTTTGCCGCCAACAAAATTAGGGAAGCCGGCAACGATAAGGTTATGCTTACCGACCGTGGATCAACCTTCGGCTACTACGACCTGATTGTCGACTACCGCGGAATCCCAGAGATGCAGAAAACAGGTTGCCCCGTCATTCTCGACATCACCCACTCGCTACAGCAACCCAACCAATCGAGCGGCGTAACCGGAGGCAAGCCCGAACTTATCGAAACCGTTGCCCGCGCAGGTATCGCCGTTGGCGTAGATGGACTATTCATCGAAACACACCCCAACCCAGCCGTTGCCAAGTCGGATGGCGCCAACATGCTCCGCCTCGACCTTATGGAGAACCTGCTAGAGCACCTGGTAGCAATCCGACAAACAATAAGGAAATTCTAG
- a CDS encoding YciI family protein produces MFIISLTYKVPTSVVDQHLPAHVEFLREQYAKGSFIASGRKVPRTGGVILSNISSKQEVEKIVAQDPFNQNGVANYDIIEFIPTMTSPQLDFLKE; encoded by the coding sequence ATGTTCATCATCTCATTAACCTACAAGGTGCCCACAAGCGTTGTTGACCAGCACCTACCCGCCCATGTCGAATTTCTTAGGGAGCAATACGCAAAAGGTAGCTTCATAGCCTCTGGCAGAAAAGTTCCAAGAACCGGTGGCGTCATTCTCTCCAATATTTCTAGCAAGCAAGAGGTCGAAAAGATCGTAGCACAAGACCCCTTCAACCAAAACGGCGTTGCCAACTACGACATCATCGAATTCATCCCAACAATGACCTCTCCGCAGCTCGACTTTCTTAAGGAGTAG
- a CDS encoding DUF2807 domain-containing protein, with protein MRTTLKPLLLLVSMAIATASFFACNISTNNDSNKKRVEGKGDLVQKTIDLDSFTAIDIEGQADVKVTYGPKQIVKVQAQANILELLDFTVTEGKLTIGTKSNYSIQHSKGITVEIVTPNAITDYSISGAGNISIAGKPQQNLNIKIAGAAKFDAFELEADNVSIDIAGAADCDVKAAKTLDVSIAGTGSVKYKGNPTVNKSIAGIGSVKKDAE; from the coding sequence ATGAGAACAACACTAAAGCCATTGCTGCTTCTAGTCTCCATGGCAATTGCCACCGCCTCGTTCTTCGCATGTAACATCAGTACCAACAACGATTCCAACAAAAAGCGGGTCGAAGGCAAAGGCGATCTCGTTCAAAAGACCATCGACCTCGACAGCTTTACCGCAATCGACATCGAAGGACAAGCCGACGTTAAGGTAACCTACGGTCCAAAACAGATTGTAAAGGTTCAGGCACAGGCCAACATCCTCGAGCTGCTAGATTTTACCGTTACGGAAGGCAAGCTAACCATTGGCACCAAAAGCAACTACAGCATCCAGCACTCCAAGGGCATCACGGTCGAGATCGTCACCCCTAATGCCATTACCGACTATAGCATCTCGGGTGCCGGTAATATATCAATAGCCGGTAAGCCTCAACAAAACCTGAATATCAAAATTGCAGGCGCCGCCAAATTCGATGCCTTCGAGCTAGAAGCAGACAACGTTAGCATAGACATCGCCGGAGCTGCCGACTGCGACGTTAAAGCAGCAAAGACGCTCGACGTTTCCATTGCCGGAACCGGCAGCGTCAAGTACAAGGGCAACCCCACCGTTAACAAGTCTATCGCTGGCATTGGCTCGGTAAAAAAGGACGCCGAATAG
- a CDS encoding tetratricopeptide repeat protein: MIHSWCRILRNVLAGALVGCIGLTSNAQGTAEAWKKFFENDRANAYTLFTQAASQNPSKSDAYLGLSLLASIDKTRDEAVKNFIKFYEKSDNPTPYLAALWGPLFVNGQREPKSAEEVAFLKKIAQSTNIDGALVANANLALSKYLLQKKQKGYAEYADKAASITDWQLVGEFENISTSGFDKAYPPITQTGNDKPFTNKYGAAVRWVNIPAVRNDRWVDFNYYYAATHNSVAYAQNFVVSDKEQEVQLRIGVSGSVKVWVNDKEVISESEERNNGTDSYIAQVKLNKGANRILVQLGESYCNNINFMLRLTDSNGTPIPNLTVSKEVMPYTKEVAYQAKRITPFAERYFTGKLADEPSNILNYVFLSHLYLNGDYDFESQKTLGEARKLAPNSSYVTNLFMELYQRNDNRTLYTTEMEKLKDIDPAHPLSLQMKYGEAFQREDYKEAADYVDKLEKIFGPDDKEVLRRRVNLANKNKDFNQMIAIADKAYKLYPNDADFVELQSLIEKNVRNNEKGAVNVYLNYLKENDSYSILQKLAAYYLDKSDAASALKLYEEDAKLDPVGVDLYEKQAKIYFKMQNYDKAKEQYLKVLSIAPQSSNTWYDLGTTYRQLGQNDKAVEAFRKSIEYNPANFDAIRDLRKVENKKEVFSYFAGPDAYELLKSAPSASDYPDDGSVILSSEERKVVYPSGVTEEKKYLVAKVLTKEGIEYWKTINVGGYDEQATTIEKAEVVKANGTKVQAEQNGTEIVFTNLEVGDAINLIYKIENHNSGKLINQFWDKFYLQSYLPAKCLKYSLLVADGIKFQHTVSNGADEPKQTKMDEFTLYEWEATNTPAIKNEDKMPTLSDMAPTLFISSMPNWDFVSKWYNDIASYKAKADYDVKRVVADLFKDRKNLSELDKVKAIYRYILKNITYSSVAFRQSGIIPQRPSVVINTRIGDCKDVSTLFVALCKEAGVKANLVLVNSRDNGMHDMMLPSIDFNHCIAKANINGKDHYLELTSNFMPFDANYPNQLNSQCLDITDNSTVSTISYLKGDNLVPSMVVGNTSIVANDGTFTVKESTQFTGSMAAVIKSAYFEKSASEQQKMVTELISQDYPNVLVKSVNFKGLEIGVDTVVGKTEYVLSDVVSEVAGMKIFALPWSYKAKAQDYVFTENRTHAIDNASTFYSDTNTETITLTLPADRALVEVPTNVSYTCSAADYSLTFKMAAGKLIGTRTFKVKQQVIPLADIPAFKEFYRKVIAADTKQLAIKKK, encoded by the coding sequence ATGATTCACTCTTGGTGCAGAATTCTTCGTAACGTGCTGGCTGGTGCGCTTGTGGGCTGCATAGGGCTTACATCTAACGCGCAGGGAACTGCTGAGGCATGGAAGAAGTTTTTTGAGAATGATAGGGCTAATGCCTACACGCTCTTTACGCAGGCGGCAAGCCAGAATCCGTCGAAATCGGATGCGTACTTGGGATTATCGTTGCTTGCGAGCATCGATAAGACGAGGGATGAGGCGGTGAAGAACTTCATTAAGTTTTACGAGAAGAGCGACAATCCAACGCCCTACCTCGCGGCTTTGTGGGGTCCGCTGTTTGTTAACGGACAGCGCGAGCCAAAGAGCGCGGAGGAGGTTGCCTTCCTAAAAAAGATTGCGCAGTCGACCAACATCGATGGTGCGCTAGTTGCCAACGCGAATCTGGCACTATCGAAGTATCTTCTTCAGAAAAAACAAAAGGGGTATGCAGAGTATGCCGATAAGGCTGCCTCGATAACCGATTGGCAGCTGGTGGGCGAGTTCGAGAACATCTCGACCAGCGGTTTCGACAAGGCGTATCCACCCATTACCCAAACCGGGAACGACAAGCCGTTTACCAACAAGTACGGGGCTGCGGTGCGCTGGGTGAACATTCCTGCTGTAAGGAACGACCGCTGGGTGGACTTTAACTACTACTACGCAGCAACCCATAATAGCGTGGCGTATGCGCAGAACTTTGTGGTGAGCGATAAGGAGCAGGAGGTGCAGCTACGCATTGGCGTTTCGGGATCGGTTAAGGTTTGGGTGAACGACAAGGAGGTGATCTCGGAGTCGGAGGAGCGCAACAACGGAACGGACTCGTACATTGCGCAGGTGAAACTGAACAAGGGTGCCAACCGCATTCTGGTGCAGCTGGGCGAGAGCTACTGCAATAACATCAACTTTATGCTTCGGTTGACCGATAGCAACGGCACACCAATCCCTAACCTAACCGTTAGCAAGGAGGTGATGCCCTATACGAAGGAGGTAGCCTACCAGGCAAAGCGCATCACGCCGTTTGCCGAGAGGTACTTTACGGGTAAGCTGGCGGATGAGCCCTCGAATATCCTTAACTACGTCTTTCTATCGCATCTATACTTGAATGGCGATTACGATTTTGAGTCGCAGAAGACGCTGGGCGAGGCGCGAAAGCTGGCGCCGAACAGCAGCTACGTGACCAACCTTTTTATGGAGCTTTACCAGAGGAACGACAACCGCACGCTGTATACCACCGAAATGGAGAAGCTGAAGGATATCGATCCCGCTCATCCGCTATCGCTACAAATGAAGTATGGCGAGGCTTTTCAGCGGGAGGATTACAAGGAGGCTGCTGATTATGTTGATAAGCTGGAGAAAATATTTGGTCCTGACGATAAGGAGGTGCTTAGGCGAAGGGTAAATCTTGCCAACAAGAATAAGGATTTCAACCAGATGATAGCTATTGCTGATAAGGCTTACAAGCTATACCCTAACGATGCCGATTTTGTGGAGCTGCAGTCGCTTATTGAGAAGAACGTTCGAAATAACGAGAAGGGAGCTGTGAATGTTTACCTCAACTACCTGAAGGAAAACGATAGCTACTCCATTCTTCAGAAGCTTGCCGCATACTACCTGGATAAGAGCGATGCTGCAAGCGCGCTTAAGCTGTACGAGGAGGATGCAAAGCTTGATCCTGTAGGGGTAGATCTGTACGAGAAGCAGGCTAAGATCTACTTTAAGATGCAGAACTACGATAAGGCGAAGGAGCAGTACCTGAAGGTGCTTTCGATAGCGCCGCAATCGAGCAACACCTGGTACGATTTGGGTACAACTTACCGTCAGCTGGGGCAGAACGATAAGGCGGTTGAGGCTTTCAGAAAATCAATAGAGTACAATCCGGCTAACTTCGATGCCATTCGCGATTTGCGCAAGGTGGAGAACAAGAAGGAGGTGTTTAGCTACTTTGCTGGACCTGATGCCTACGAGCTGCTGAAGAGTGCGCCATCGGCATCGGACTACCCTGATGATGGAAGCGTGATTCTTAGTTCGGAGGAGCGCAAGGTGGTATATCCAAGCGGCGTTACCGAAGAGAAAAAGTATCTGGTGGCTAAGGTGCTCACCAAGGAGGGAATTGAATACTGGAAGACCATTAACGTTGGGGGGTACGATGAACAGGCTACCACCATAGAGAAGGCAGAGGTGGTGAAGGCTAACGGTACAAAGGTTCAGGCGGAACAAAATGGCACTGAGATTGTGTTTACCAACCTTGAGGTGGGTGATGCCATCAACCTAATATATAAGATAGAGAACCACAACAGCGGTAAACTGATTAACCAGTTCTGGGATAAGTTTTACCTGCAAAGCTATCTGCCTGCGAAGTGCCTGAAGTACTCGTTGCTGGTTGCCGATGGCATCAAGTTTCAGCATACGGTGAGCAACGGCGCTGACGAGCCCAAGCAAACCAAGATGGATGAGTTTACGCTATACGAGTGGGAGGCTACCAATACGCCAGCCATTAAGAATGAGGATAAGATGCCTACGCTTTCGGACATGGCGCCAACGCTCTTTATATCGTCGATGCCAAACTGGGATTTTGTGTCGAAATGGTACAACGATATTGCCTCGTACAAGGCTAAAGCTGACTATGATGTGAAACGGGTGGTGGCTGATCTGTTTAAGGATAGGAAGAACCTCTCGGAGCTGGATAAGGTTAAGGCGATATACCGCTACATCCTCAAAAATATCACCTACAGTTCGGTGGCATTCCGTCAGAGCGGCATTATTCCGCAGCGACCATCGGTGGTAATCAATACGCGCATTGGTGACTGCAAGGACGTGTCGACGCTATTCGTGGCGCTATGCAAGGAGGCGGGGGTGAAAGCCAACTTGGTGCTGGTTAACTCGCGCGATAATGGTATGCACGACATGATGCTGCCTTCGATCGACTTTAACCACTGTATCGCCAAGGCGAATATCAACGGAAAGGACCACTACCTGGAGCTAACCTCCAACTTTATGCCCTTCGATGCGAATTATCCAAACCAACTAAACTCGCAATGCCTTGACATCACCGATAACAGCACGGTTTCGACCATATCATACCTTAAGGGCGATAACCTTGTGCCCTCGATGGTGGTGGGTAACACCAGCATTGTTGCCAACGATGGCACGTTTACCGTGAAGGAGAGCACGCAGTTTACCGGAAGCATGGCGGCGGTGATTAAATCAGCCTACTTTGAGAAGAGCGCGTCGGAGCAGCAGAAAATGGTGACGGAGCTCATCAGCCAGGACTATCCGAACGTGCTGGTGAAGTCGGTTAACTTTAAGGGGCTAGAGATTGGCGTCGATACCGTGGTTGGCAAGACGGAATATGTGCTATCGGATGTGGTGAGCGAGGTTGCCGGGATGAAGATCTTTGCGCTACCCTGGTCGTACAAGGCAAAGGCGCAGGATTACGTCTTTACCGAGAACAGAACTCACGCTATTGATAACGCATCGACCTTTTACAGCGATACCAATACGGAAACCATCACCCTGACGCTGCCTGCGGACAGAGCGCTGGTTGAGGTGCCAACAAACGTATCGTACACCTGCAGCGCTGCCGACTACAGCCTGACGTTTAAGATGGCTGCCGGAAAACTAATAGGTACGCGTACCTTTAAGGTGAAGCAGCAGGTTATTCCGCTGGCGGATATCCCTGCCTTCAAGGAGTTCTACCGTAAGGTGATTGCCGCTGATACCAAGCAGCTGGCGATAAAGAAGAAGTAG